Genomic segment of Mercurialis annua linkage group LG6, ddMerAnnu1.2, whole genome shotgun sequence:
caACTTGAAGAGGTTAAATACACAATCTACATCATTCATTTGATAAGGAATGGTATAggtcaatttattttaaaattttacctttttgatCTATACTATTTATTTGGTAATAAATAATGTAAATTTATTGAACTTGACCCCTCAAGTATTATGAGTATCACAACTCCTAAAATAACATTAtcattatttctttattttaacaATGTTTTCAAAACCGACCCGGTCATTGTACTGGTAAGGATAGAGGATTAAGGGTTAAGGTTTCAATCAGGATAGAACCGAAGTTCGAccggaaattaaaataataattatttatataattatatgagaaatatatattttaaatgataaaattattagaattaggatagtatattacataaattaaaataaattactaaaataatagaaaaagaaaaatatatggaTATGTTATCAAAAGAATTTAgtgtaaaattttataaaacaatgtatatttctatttaattgtacatataattaaaacatataaattatacatCTTAGAAGTAGCGGTATTCGGTTacaaaatattagtattatatatgtaataaaacaaaaatcagGTAATTATTATATaccgaacaaaggatcactttacccctgaacttgacacaaagtatcaaaaacgtccaaattagtaaaacgggatcacttttatcctgaacttgtcaaatttggtacaaccccctcccccccccccctccccactctcacctaagagagtgaggCACACTCTCCGGATTTAAAGGTGGTTTTTTTTCTAGGTGGTTTTTGATGGCAAAAGATTCATAATAATCCTATTTTTTTCACCATAGTATAAATTAgtccataataattttaaaaaaacaatctaattataaaactttatatatcaaatttatattaactaaaaatatgaaggacttttatgtattttttacataaaaaattaattttttttaattgatgaGCTGCTCATCATCGCCTCTCATAGAGACGAATCTCGCCGTCTTTGTGAGAGACGACGAGCGTCGTCTCTGTTGAAAGACGAACCCATCTGGTTCGTCTCTCAACAGAGATCGATGTCTCTGTTCAGAGACGAACCCAGATGGGTTTGTCTCTGACAGAGACGATCGGTTCGTCTCCGTTGGAGAAGAACCCATTTGAGTTCGGTCTCAACGGAATGAATCAATGGTTGTGGGTTTCGGGCGGCGGGTGGTTGGTTTTTGGCGGTGGTTGGTTGAGGTAGAGGAAGAGGACGGTGGAGGAAGAAAAGGATGGTGGTGGCAGTGGAACAAAACCGATAATTAtcggtttaaaatttaaattcaatatttaattaaattagtttaattagattaagtaaattaaagttaattagagttaattgttTAACATttagaatctcactctccaattaagtgcaCATCAGCATATGGGGGCTTTTGATCCGGTTtagccaagttcagggtaaaagtgatctggttttgctaatttgggcgtttttgatattttatgccaagttgagggggtaaagtgatccttcgttCATTATATACCTAATGAATCGAGTCTTAGACATATATAGGTTCAATTTCTAGCAACATTGATCCCTTTTTTTTCAATAAGGGTGGTTTATCCGATCCAACCATTGCCGGGTTTATCAGCTAAACTGGTTACTCGGCCAGTttgattgaaaaacaaaaagtttTTAATTAGCGGATTATTAGTGCAACACAAACCAATAACCCAACTGGTTTCCAGGTTTTTCAATCGAATCGGCTGGTCCAATTCGAGTTTGAAAACCATGTATGTTAATGTAAATTCATTTGTACTATTTTAAACGGGATTTATATATTGCAGCTTTCCTAAGTTATTAGCAAGCTTTATGGATTTTCAAATCACGCAATTGAAAAAATACTTTagtccttcaatttttttaattttattttgagataaGTTCTTCCAATTTAAATTGCTTAAGTTGAGTTTGttaaaatgaaatgttttaCATACTAGTATGTACTCGTTTAAGATGTTCACAATAAGCACCAGTGGTCTAGTGGTAGAATAGTACCCTGCCACGGTACAGACCCGGGTTCGATTCCCGGCTGGTGCATTTCTCAAATAGCTGTGAGGATAAAAGCGCTTTTGTGATAGTTGGGTCTGTCACACTTGTCTGATCTGATGATTGAAAATCAGCGCATCTGAGCTCCTGTTTTTTTTAGGAGTATCATTGTTGCTAATTTTTGtagatttaaattttcaaaaatgttttgatatttttacttatgattcaaactttttaaatcgtttttttactaatttttttattttaagctgATCTAATACTATTTGCATGTTTACCAttgcaaattttaaatatgaaggtcgaatttgaatatattttttttctaattcaaaataaagtgttacaattaaaattgaaactaaaaaaatgagttaaaatggatgatttaaaagtttttgaagcataaacaaaaaaattgaaaaaggtaGGTTAGTTTCAATGGTTAAGCCATTCTTTTATGATCAACTACTCGCTTTTTTCTATTAACAGAAGATAAGCTTACACCCGAATTAACACTCTATAAAGCTTGTTTACACAATTTAGGTAATCATATTGTGATCTATAAGTTATCTAAAAGATCATTTACATTACTCTTGCTAATAGCTAGTCAAAAGCAAATACTAAATCTTTTCTCCAGCATATACAGTTTCCACTCCATAATGCAACTAGCGGAGAAGCTAATCCCGACAGCGTTGTAGACAAATTCATGCCTATATTTCTTCACCATTAGGGTTGCTTGCCTTTATAATGTTGAGTTTGCAAAGAGGGCATGTGGCGTTGATGTGAAGCCACTTATCTATGCATGTGATGTGGAAATGGTGGTGACAAGGAAGTTCACGCAGCTCAGTTCCGTCTTCATAAGCCGAGAGGCAGATGCAGCATTCCTGCAATTCATAGAAATGCATGTTTtagaaaataacaaatttaagaTCTCTGTCTGTTATGCAGGACGTAAACTCAGGCTCCATGAATGTTCTTTAGTACTTGAATGAGTGTAAAGCCATTACGGTCCAATTGCAAAGTAAATCGTTCAAGAGACGTAGAATTGAGAAAACAGAGCTTATGCTTCCGAAATACTTACAGCATCCTCATGGGAAAGAAGACGCTCTGTGGGACTATCATTTACACATTCAGTCATAATCCCTCCAAGAGTTACTTGAATCTCACCATCAACTTTCTCAAAATCTCCTATTCTGCGGAACTTGTACGTGGGTAATTGCTCAATCTCTTCCTTAGTTGCTCCTTCCTGTTTTTCAATTAATAGTGCTTTGAAATCAGCCACAACACACCAAGaatatgaaatgaaaatatCGCCAGCAGTGTCATGAATGTAGGCTGGCATGTTCTTGGTGAACTAACAAATCTAAGAACCAGCAAAGCACTTCACCATGCATGGCTTGCAGGGAGACATGAAAATATAGCACAAGCAACAAAAGAGTCAAAGGGACCTAACTACTGAGCCTTCATATTACAGATCAAAATCTTGTTTAAAGATAGTATAACTATACGACCAACCATAAACCAGGCAAAAAGCACCCGTTGGTACTTGCGATATAAACATTACCTTAATGTGTTTCAGCGATAAGGCTTCGCGTAAATTTGGTCTTAGTAATCATTCAAGAAGAGAACTACAAGTAATCTTTCATTACAAATTTCAGCAGACCTAGACAGCTGAATGCCGAAATAATTAGTTATGGTGGTTGAATAAAATACACTAAGGAAAGACACATTTTTACTCAGACTTGGTATATTCACAAGTATTTTCACTGACCGGTATTTGCTCCAAGGAAAGCAACAATGTGCCAGAGTTTAAAAGCTCAGACAGAATATCTCTACCTTTAATCATTCAATATGTAGTGCTTAACTTCTCAAAACTAAACTATACTTAACTGAATTATTGCAATTAATGCATTTTGAAGTGCAAACTATTCTATACAAGGAGGGGGGAGGTTTCTAACCCTACAGGGCTGCATGGTCATAGATATTAAGCTGATTTATTTCTCTGTTTTAAGGGAGTAGTTGGATAATAGTTCAGTAATTGGGTCATTGCAGCAAAGCATGTAAGCTAAGCCTCAAGCTCAGTTCAGTATCCTTACAAAAGAGAGGACaagataataaaaaatgaagCAGCAAAAATTGGGTCTCATTCTTTTAGTTTGATATTTTAGAATATGACTAGACTGTCTGCAAGAACAAATTCCTGGACAGCTTTATCACAAACAGTTACCTACACCAGATATAGTCTCTATCTTAAATTTGCAACAATGATCCAGTCCTGAGAAGCTATATGACTTTTTGAGCCTAAATCAGGAATTTCACATACAAACATAAAACTTGGGCTCAAGTGCATTGCTCAATAGACATGTCCGATTTAATTAATCTGCATTTTGCAGAGAGATACCTACTTTTCTTTCAGTTTGCTGCCTAATTAGTAAACAGTGCCGCTTGATACTGGCGCATGGCTAAACAAAAGATATGCATGACAACATAAGTTTAGTTCTACTAGTGCCCATGCATGCATACATGTAGGAAAACAACAAACAAATCTGTTGCATTATAGAGCCAAAAAGGGATTTATCGTAATTACCCGATCTGTCATGGCGTATAAGATTCCAATAATACAAGGAAGACAGCAGCAAATTGCAAGACCAATTAGGCAAGCAACAGCAACACAGATAATCACAAAAATCACATCGAAAGCAAGAAACGTAATACAAAGCCTGCCAAAAAGCAGCCAGTAAACAAGTAAATACACAGATAACATAACTTGATATCATTATATGCAGAGAAAAATAAGCACAAAAGAACAAACCAGTAGAGCTGAGGTGAATCATGTGTAACATTTTGACCACCAGCAGTAACCCAGTAAAATCCAACCATCCaccaaacaaaagaaaacattGTATTTGCTGACTCCAATTGCTTTACACCACTTCAATTCAAACAGCATAAAAACATCAGCATTATCTGAACAACTAAAAACActaataatgttttaaaaaatacggacacggggaaacggaAAACTTAGACACAGACACGGCGAAATAGTGTTATTTTAATGTTTCCTATGTAAAAGTAAAGTTTCATGTCCGAAACGTCTGAAATGTTTCCAAACTGTACACGTTAATTGAacgaagtgtccgtgctacccaAAAAGCAAACTATTACCTAGTTTCATCATCATTGCCACGCTGTTCACCACCATAATCACCAGCTGAATCACCACCGTCACTCTCCGACAAGGAACTAGAATCCCCACTACCTTCCACTCTTGCATTATTACTACCACCATCCCCATGAATCCTTCTTTTATACTCATACAAAACACACCCAATATGAAAAACACATTGCAAACCGTACCCAATAATCCACAGCCTTAACGGAACTCGCGGCTCTTCTTCAACACTCAAACACAACACACCGGCAGCTATTCCGATGAAGGATAAATTCCATAGCACGTCAAGAACTATAATGGGCTTTGAATAGGCCCAATCGCTCTGACGCTCTTCGAGCTGCTCAGCGGCATTTTCACGAACACGCATTGAGGGTTCGCGTAACATCATCCGACGGCTGCTTGCTTGCCGGAGAATCCGAGCTGCTGCGTCGCGGAGGGGAGGCGGTTGACGCCGTAGGAGACGGCGGCTGCGAAGGAGATGGTCGGAGATTGCGTGGTTGAGCAGTGGTGACGTGTCCATTGATTCGGAATTTGGAGATAACATGTGTGTTTGAATTAGTTGAAGAATTCAAAATCGGAGAAAcctaataatttttgaatttgatgGAGCGGAGGAAATGGAGAGATAATTGATGGAAATTTGGATTGAAGTGTTTGAATCTCAATAATTATGGTACGAACAAATAATTAAGAGGGGTTAGTTTGGTTGGATTCCGACACTTTTTTCACAGATAGAAATATTATCGGAAAGGACAAACGTTATTTGGGTAACTGGGTCTATTTTTATGGTTTTGTGATGATGATGGACCAGCTAGTGAAAGAAATTTGCTGACATgtattctataaataattattactaaataaattaattaataaaaaatatagaaaattatttatatattctacttttaaaatttagttttacttttttgaattatattttcataatttccttctatatctaaattaaaaatttaatttcaaaaatatctaTTGCGTagatgttttaaagtttatgcttaaatttataaataaagatagtatataaatttttcaatattatCTCAAAactcatcttttattttttggttatcAACAGTCTGGTGATTTGAAtatgactaaaataaaatttaatatcttagAACTACCAAATATTAAACCACCTCCTTTTTTCCGTTTTGAGAATTTGTGtgttaattatagttaatttcGAAAATGATCAGATTTTGcgcaaaattaaattttgccATGTTGCCAAAAaatcttattaaaatattaagttaacTATAACTGACAAAGAAATTCTTAAATTGGGCTAAGTAAGGttgattttgaaagatttggttaGAGTTAACATGAAACGTATATGTTTACTTCCTCCGTCACATAAAGATTGGTCATTTGAAAAAACAtggaaattaagaaaaaaaatagttagactagttaaaattagtttatttatgtatttttttatttttagctttttatagttttttaaataaataaataatatattaataattaatttttgtattgttatattttgtactgatattaaaaattgatatttatttcatattggaacatggagtaattaattaagttgaagataataatgtatatttattaggGGTAACTaagattttttgttttaaaattgttaactAAAAATAGAAGGTGACCTGTAAATTAAAATGCTCAAAATAAAAAAGTGGCCTATCTTtgtggaacggagggagtattatttttaagacattttaattaaattacacaTTTTATGCACTTtggaaaaagttgaaacgctaaTTTAAGAGAAATAAAAGTTTACACACTCAAATGAAATATTGTAAAAAGTTTAGACACCTtatttatctcaaaaaaaaaacccgGGTTTGCTAAACACACACGTGTATATTCTTCATCCCTAACCGACACTGCAAATTTTAGTTGTTAGGTAAGTTCCCGCCATCGCCATGTCTGAAATGCATATCTTCCAATCTCATTCAAATATTTTTCAGGGGAACTATCTGAATTATTAAAGAACAACGGATAATAATAAATCATTCTTTTATATGTTGTGAGAGCTTTACATAGAGATTTTTGTTTGACAAAAAAAGAGGCGGGCATGCCCAAATTGCGAAGTTTAAACTTGCATAGGCTTCCATTTACGCAAATAAATCGAACGGGTTTTTCTGATTCTGCAATTGAATCAAACcaacttttaaataatttgtcGAAGACTGGTCGAATAGATGAAGCACGCTACATGTTCGACAAAATGCCTGAGAGGGATGAGTTTGCCTGGAACACAATTATTGCAGCTTATGCCAATTCAGGGAAATTAAACGAAGCTAAAAAACTTTTTAGTGAGTCCCCGTTCAAAAGTTCAATCACATGGTCTACTCTCATATCTGGGTACTGCAAAAATGACTGCGAAATTGAAGCTTTCGGCTTGTTTTTACAAATGCAGTTAGAGGGGAATATGCCGAATCAGTACACCTTAGGGAGCATACTTAAACTGTGCTCAAGAATGAGACTTCTTCGAAAAGGGGAACAGATTCATGGGTACGCCTTAAAAACTCGCCTTGATGGGAACGTTTTTGTTGGCACCAGTCTTGTTGATTTGTATGCTAAGTGTGAGTGCATTTCAGAAGCTGAATGTATTTTTCAAATGGTGGCTGATAACAAGAATCATGCAACATGGACCGCTATGCTTACGGGATATTCTCATAATGCAGAGGGGTTCAAAGCGATCAAGTTTTTCAAGGACATGAGAGCTGAAGGTGTCGAGTCTAATCAGTTTACTTTTCCGAGCATTTTGTCAGCTTGTGGAGCTGTTTCGGATCATAAATTTGGAGTTCAAGTGCATGGCTGCATAGTTAGAAGTGGTTTGGTAGCTAATATTTTTGTCCAAAGTGCGTTGGTTGATATGTATGGTAAATGTCGAGACTTGAGTAGCGCAAAAAGGGTGCTGGAGCATATGGAGGTTAATGATGTGGTTTCTTGGAATTCCTTGATAGTTGGGTGTGTCAGAGAGGGGTTTCAAGAGGAAGCTTTGTATCTGTTTCGTGAAATGCGTACACGAAATATGGAAATTGACGACTACACATACCCGTCCGTATTAAATTCTTTAGCGTCAATGAAGGATACACAATATGCAAAGTCCGTTCAGTGTCTGATAATGAAAACTGGATTTGGGGCTTACAAGCTTGTAAACAATGCCCTTGTTGACATGTATGCTAAACAGGGAAATTTAGATTATGCATATACAATATTTAACCAGATGACAGACAAGGATGTTATCTCATGGACCTCCCTAGTAACAGGTTACTCATATAATGGTGCTCATGAAAATGCTATAAAGTTGTTCTGTGACATGAGAATTTCAGGTGTGTGCCCTGACCCATTTGCCCTTGCTAGTGTTCTTAGTGCCTGTGCAGAACTGACAATTATGGAATTTGGGCAGCAGGTTCATGCAACTGTTCTTAAATCCGGTATCTGTTCATCCTTATCGGTACATAACTCTCTTGTGACAATGTATGCAAAATGTGGAGCCATAGAAGATGCCAATTGTGTTTTTGACTTCATGCGAATACGGGATGTCATAAGCTGGACTGCTCTAATAGTTGGATATGCACAGAATGGTAGAGGAAAGAATTCACTACATTTTTATAATCAAATGATTGCAACCGGAACACAGCCagattttgtaacatttattgGTTTATTATTTGCTTGCAGCCATACTGGTCTTGTTGAGGACGGGCGCTGCTATTTTGAATCAATGGATCAGCAATATGGTATCAAGCCAGGTCCTCAACACTACGCATGTATGATTGATCTATATGGACGCTCAGGAAAACTTTCCGAGGCCAAGGAACTACTTAATCAAATGGTTGTGGAACCAGATGCAACTGTATGGAAGGCTCTGCTCGCTGCTTGCAGAGCACATGGAGAATTGGATTTCGGAGAGATTGCAGCGAAAAACCTCATTGAATTGGAACCGACAAACTCCATGCCTTACGTAATGTTATCGAACATGTACTCTGCTGCTAGCAGATGGGAAGATGCTGCTAGAGTGAGGCGATTAATGAAATCGAGAGGAATTAGTAAGGAACCAGGTTGCAGTTGGATTGAGTTGAACAGTAAAGTTCACACCTTTATGTCTGAAGATAGAAGTCATCCAATGATGAATGAAATTTACTTAAAGATTGATGAGATAATTATGTTGATTAAGGAAGCTGGTTATATGCCAGACATGAATTTTGCACTTCATGACATGGATGAAGAAGGTAAAGAGCGTGGTTTAGCTTTTCACAGTGAGAAGTTAGCTGTTGCTTTCGGACTTCTCACCGTGCCACCTGGAGCACCGATTCGCATTTTCAAGAATCTTAAGGTTTGTGGTGATTGCCATACTGCCATGAAATATATATCGAAGATATACCTACGGCATATTATTTTAAGGGACTCGAATTGTTTCCACCATTTCAGAGAAGGAAAATGTTCTTGTGGAGATTACTGGTAGATGGAAGGATTGAATATTGAACTGAAATTCATATTTTCCCtaaatttatcctaatttttgACCTCGGATCAAAAAGATATACCTTGGCTGTATTTATCTCTTTCACAAGTTTAGCAATGAGTAAAATCCTATTATTCTGATAGAAGAGAACCTGTGATTAGCTTTTAGAAAGTACGGATGTACATAACAGGTACCCGGAACTAAATCcgcaaatttttcattttagctAAGCATATTTCTGCCATCAATTGGAAGATATATTGTCACTTTCTTACAAAATACTTATTTAAGGAGgctcaaatcaaatcataagAGGAAACTGCTAGAAGGCATAGAACAATGTGATTTCAGTTACGTTATAACACAAAAAAAGGGAACTGGTAAGATGTACGGAGACATCTTGTTTAACCTGAATTATTAGTTTAGCTCATTGTGACAAATGCCCGTAACTATATGTAAGAAACGTGATCAACATAATTGTAACTCATTTTACACTCTTTGGAGACCTATAACATACAATatcttaaataaatcaaatcgcATAAGTTGGAACTTCATTGCGATTCACCCATCAACTGAATACTTCCGTTGCATCTTTATCAGAAGATCTTTGGATAGTGATCCATCAGCCATTAACATGTCAAAACTCTCCTATCATCTATCTCAGCAACCCGAGCGGAGGTCAAAAAACGTCAATCCTTGAGAAATGGAGCAGACAGAGAAACTTCCTTGGGTGCATAAACATacaaaaccctaagttacaaTGTCTGTATATAGACCATATCAGATTCACAAATCTTCTTTTCTTGCATGCTCTGGAATGAGACGTTGACGTAGTTCAACCGATGCACCAGCCAGCTCTGCAGGACGATTTGGATTAGAAAAGCAAAGAAAACATAAATGATGTATAAAAATGGCCGACTCGCTTACCTTGAGCTGTAAAATTGAACAAGGGAGGGAGTGCCCGTCCATTGGGCAAGCAAGCATTGGCATCTCTCAAATCATCGAAGAAAGGGTGAGCACATGCCTCCAACTGAGAGCCATAGAAAGGAAATTAAGTTTCTGACTGAAGcaaattttaaacataaataaaacttaaaatagACATCCACAAGATTAATAATGTTCTTACAGCTGTAAAACGTAGATTTGGTGAGTATTGCAGCAGCCTTGAAACAAGATCCACTGCTTCTGGCGGCATTCGCTTGTGAAATATCTGCATTTTGAAATACTAATAAGTTTTGTCCATTATCATCTAAAAAGGTGGCaacatttataatttatgaGATCAGAAGCAAgatccttaattttttttaaacagacCTTATGCCATGGGTGAGCTTTAATCTGAGGGAACTTAAATTCCGTGTAATTTGGATTCATGCA
This window contains:
- the LOC126686853 gene encoding pentatricopeptide repeat-containing protein At4g21065 produces the protein MPKLRSLNLHRLPFTQINRTGFSDSAIESNQLLNNLSKTGRIDEARYMFDKMPERDEFAWNTIIAAYANSGKLNEAKKLFSESPFKSSITWSTLISGYCKNDCEIEAFGLFLQMQLEGNMPNQYTLGSILKLCSRMRLLRKGEQIHGYALKTRLDGNVFVGTSLVDLYAKCECISEAECIFQMVADNKNHATWTAMLTGYSHNAEGFKAIKFFKDMRAEGVESNQFTFPSILSACGAVSDHKFGVQVHGCIVRSGLVANIFVQSALVDMYGKCRDLSSAKRVLEHMEVNDVVSWNSLIVGCVREGFQEEALYLFREMRTRNMEIDDYTYPSVLNSLASMKDTQYAKSVQCLIMKTGFGAYKLVNNALVDMYAKQGNLDYAYTIFNQMTDKDVISWTSLVTGYSYNGAHENAIKLFCDMRISGVCPDPFALASVLSACAELTIMEFGQQVHATVLKSGICSSLSVHNSLVTMYAKCGAIEDANCVFDFMRIRDVISWTALIVGYAQNGRGKNSLHFYNQMIATGTQPDFVTFIGLLFACSHTGLVEDGRCYFESMDQQYGIKPGPQHYACMIDLYGRSGKLSEAKELLNQMVVEPDATVWKALLAACRAHGELDFGEIAAKNLIELEPTNSMPYVMLSNMYSAASRWEDAARVRRLMKSRGISKEPGCSWIELNSKVHTFMSEDRSHPMMNEIYLKIDEIIMLIKEAGYMPDMNFALHDMDEEGKERGLAFHSEKLAVAFGLLTVPPGAPIRIFKNLKVCGDCHTAMKYISKIYLRHIILRDSNCFHHFREGKCSCGDYW
- the LOC126653434 gene encoding E3 ubiquitin-protein ligase At1g63170 — encoded protein: MLSPNSESMDTSPLLNHAISDHLLRSRRLLRRQPPPLRDAAARILRQASSRRMMLREPSMRVRENAAEQLEERQSDWAYSKPIIVLDVLWNLSFIGIAAGVLCLSVEEEPRVPLRLWIIGYGLQCVFHIGCVLYEYKRRIHGDGGSNNARVEGSGDSSSLSESDGGDSAGDYGGEQRGNDDETSGVKQLESANTMFSFVWWMVGFYWVTAGGQNVTHDSPQLYWLCITFLAFDVIFVIICVAVACLIGLAICCCLPCIIGILYAMTDREGATKEEIEQLPTYKFRRIGDFEKVDGEIQVTLGGIMTECVNDSPTERLLSHEDAECCICLSAYEDGTELRELPCHHHFHITCIDKWLHINATCPLCKLNIIKASNPNGEEI